One genomic region from Polyangium spumosum encodes:
- a CDS encoding DUF3570 domain-containing protein, which yields MSQVRLSSSVTSAFLLVALARSLSAAEPPALSAKVNAETSIYTDDNHVDVFTPAIAGTVENPLAGWSVSGHYLVDVVTAASPDIVASASPPFQETRHAGSVGGAFRSNDLGASADVSFSSEPDYLSLSGGVRGTLDLAQKNVTLFLGYSYRNDTAGRAGTPFEVFQRKLHTHSLTGGASIVLGRSTLVTVQIDGILERGNQSKPYRYVPLFEVGTAGLVPPGASVEQVNAMRLDARPLEELPRLRDRHALAARISHRFSGATLRLEERLYTDSWGLKASTTDARYMLDVGRRVTIWPHARVHVQSGATFWRRAYEVQGPEPGTLDVPVIRTGDRELGPLYTLTGGGGISVELSSRFLMSLQVDGTYTSFLDALYVSRRIGFFSALSAQASFE from the coding sequence ATGAGCCAGGTGCGCCTTTCCTCCAGCGTCACGAGCGCGTTTCTGCTCGTGGCCCTCGCCCGATCGTTATCGGCCGCGGAGCCTCCCGCCCTCTCGGCCAAGGTGAACGCCGAGACGTCCATCTATACCGACGACAATCACGTCGACGTCTTCACCCCGGCCATCGCCGGGACCGTGGAGAATCCGCTCGCTGGCTGGTCCGTCTCCGGCCATTACCTCGTGGACGTCGTCACGGCGGCGTCCCCCGATATCGTCGCCAGCGCCTCGCCCCCCTTCCAGGAGACGCGCCACGCGGGATCGGTCGGCGGGGCGTTTCGCTCGAACGACCTCGGCGCCTCCGCCGACGTATCCTTCTCCTCCGAGCCCGATTACCTCTCCCTCTCGGGTGGCGTCCGCGGCACGCTGGATCTGGCCCAGAAAAACGTCACCCTGTTCCTCGGGTATTCCTATCGAAATGACACCGCAGGTCGCGCGGGTACGCCTTTCGAGGTCTTCCAGCGCAAGCTGCACACGCACAGCCTGACGGGAGGGGCGTCGATCGTCCTCGGTCGCTCGACGCTCGTCACCGTCCAGATCGACGGGATCCTCGAGCGCGGCAACCAGAGCAAACCTTATCGGTACGTCCCGCTCTTCGAGGTCGGCACGGCGGGTCTCGTCCCCCCGGGCGCCAGCGTCGAGCAGGTGAATGCCATGCGCCTCGACGCGCGCCCGCTGGAGGAGCTCCCACGGCTCCGCGATCGTCATGCCCTCGCGGCGCGTATTTCGCACCGGTTCAGCGGGGCCACGCTTCGCCTGGAGGAGCGGTTGTACACGGATTCCTGGGGCCTGAAAGCGAGCACGACGGACGCGAGGTACATGCTCGACGTCGGCCGGCGGGTGACGATCTGGCCCCACGCGCGGGTGCACGTGCAGTCCGGAGCCACGTTCTGGCGTCGCGCCTACGAGGTGCAGGGCCCCGAGCCGGGCACCCTCGATGTCCCCGTGATTCGCACGGGTGATCGTGAGCTCGGCCCTCTCTATACGCTGACCGGAGGCGGCGGGATCTCCGTGGAGCTCTCTTCCCGCTTTTTGATGAGCCTCCAGGTGGACGGCACGTACACTTCTTTCCTCGACGCCCTGTACGTGTCGCGTCGCATCGGGTTCTTCTCGGCCCTGTCCGCGCAGGCTTCCTTCGAATGA